One stretch of Candidatus Glassbacteria bacterium DNA includes these proteins:
- a CDS encoding DDE-type integrase/transposase/recombinase produces the protein ATRKVLAWRLSNTLDASFCVDALEEAIARYGTPEIFNTDQGSQFTSEDFTGILINNGIKISMDGKGRWRDNVFVERLWKSVKYEEVYLKAYGSIAEARTELGRYFEFYNQRRRHQGLDRKTPDEVYKATLPKRPVAA, from the coding sequence GGGCGACCCGCAAGGTGCTGGCGTGGCGGCTGTCCAATACTTTAGACGCCTCGTTCTGCGTCGATGCGTTGGAAGAAGCGATAGCGCGGTATGGAACACCGGAGATATTCAACACGGACCAGGGCAGCCAGTTCACGTCTGAAGACTTTACGGGCATCCTGATAAATAATGGCATCAAAATCAGCATGGACGGCAAGGGTCGGTGGCGGGACAACGTATTTGTTGAACGGCTGTGGAAGAGCGTGAAATACGAGGAGGTGTACCTGAAGGCCTATGGCTCGATTGCCGAGGCCCGGACGGAACTCGGCAGGTACTTCGAGTTCTACAACCAGAGGCGCCGGCACCAGGGGCTTGACAGGAAGACCCCGGATGAGGTATACAAAGCTACCCTGCCAAAGAGACCGGTAGCGGCATGA
- a CDS encoding cadherin repeat domain-containing protein — MRLTAFLSVASLLFACVLPAADDLRTTCGSPPEYHVESAGGGEHVYSIRMGGKIDGEMTRDPVGYWAYDQYWEPNVLVRIANTGGVAVVNPWLRRADMPDYRSLDALVWSIVESSMSDGERARRLWEWQIGHRFHATTEDDEVNDVVKLHNCYGYTLCYNESLVMSDLWRAAGLEVRAGYPNGHSTAEVFYDGAWHLLDSDESIICLLRDNETIASEAQIVADHDLMKRTHTYGPLHSDSRMNDESSASLVFWEGERGRVHPGKTSHRMDFTLRPGEAVSWRWQRGKDFHGKAYQGSETEHYFWNKRWRLIAHVMNGSWTYDCDLTTAANLPYVEARGVELAPDGPFGAGLYLAADSGSVTVPVHTAWPVVGGMLEVDMGRGDTRLDNIRVLASFDDGENWQDIWTSAVSEYVRMYIDLDEFFPMRDPARYDWLLRFELESTAESPLVCLKGFYLDATLQMARLAMPGVRLGDNSFIYTDRSPAGAEVEITHSWSECADVLVPARPAGAVYPPDNGTADGTMFTFEWRPVEHADDYQFQLSEFEDMRWPLSPNFNKLISKTANRRSSSFSLPYHGLLNPDRSYYWRVRARSAQGVWGPWSKSFSFKCESPAVPVEVKAMPNPFAPSWGLQWQPGEGGSEPVRYKIYGSSERGFTASDTAYAYDGGLAGILHAPANLLHITEGAQTYCNAWNILRPYYRVVAIDAAGRESGPSDAAEMPHPLITGPAKLPSGRVSSQYRAQVEVSASIGHLVSQDENGKPYQLRYRSGDELSFGLEGAPGSLVIDPDSGLISGYLPHDAAGSHLLKVKVTDLRTGHSLERQFTLEIN; from the coding sequence ATGCGCCTTACTGCATTTCTGAGCGTTGCATCTCTTCTGTTCGCCTGCGTTCTGCCGGCGGCCGACGACCTTCGCACAACCTGCGGCTCTCCACCCGAATACCACGTTGAAAGCGCCGGCGGCGGGGAGCATGTCTACTCGATCCGGATGGGCGGGAAAATCGACGGTGAGATGACCCGCGACCCGGTGGGCTACTGGGCCTACGACCAGTACTGGGAACCCAACGTTTTGGTACGGATCGCCAACACGGGCGGCGTAGCGGTGGTCAACCCCTGGCTGCGACGGGCGGACATGCCGGACTACCGCAGTCTGGATGCGCTGGTCTGGTCGATCGTGGAGAGCTCGATGAGCGATGGAGAGCGGGCGCGCCGCTTGTGGGAGTGGCAGATCGGCCACCGGTTCCACGCCACCACGGAGGATGACGAGGTCAACGACGTTGTGAAGCTGCACAACTGCTACGGTTACACCCTGTGCTACAACGAGAGCCTGGTGATGAGCGACCTCTGGCGCGCCGCGGGACTCGAGGTCCGGGCGGGTTATCCCAACGGGCACAGCACCGCCGAGGTTTTTTACGACGGGGCCTGGCACCTGCTCGACAGCGACGAAAGCATTATCTGCCTGCTGCGAGACAACGAGACTATCGCCTCCGAGGCACAGATTGTCGCTGACCACGACCTGATGAAGCGCACCCACACCTATGGGCCGCTGCACTCTGACAGCCGGATGAACGATGAAAGCTCGGCATCGCTGGTCTTTTGGGAGGGCGAGCGCGGCAGGGTCCACCCCGGCAAGACCAGCCATAGAATGGATTTCACGCTCAGGCCCGGCGAGGCTGTCAGTTGGCGCTGGCAGCGCGGCAAGGATTTCCACGGCAAGGCTTACCAGGGCAGCGAAACCGAGCACTATTTCTGGAACAAGCGCTGGCGGCTGATCGCCCACGTGATGAACGGCAGCTGGACCTATGACTGCGACCTGACCACCGCGGCCAACCTGCCGTACGTGGAGGCCCGGGGCGTGGAGCTTGCCCCGGACGGTCCGTTCGGGGCGGGACTTTACCTGGCCGCCGATTCCGGTTCCGTGACCGTGCCCGTGCATACGGCCTGGCCGGTGGTGGGCGGTATGCTCGAGGTGGACATGGGCCGCGGGGACACGAGGCTGGACAACATCCGCGTGCTTGCCAGTTTCGACGATGGCGAAAACTGGCAAGATATCTGGACCAGCGCAGTCAGCGAGTACGTGAGGATGTATATCGACCTGGACGAGTTTTTTCCGATGCGCGATCCGGCGCGCTACGACTGGCTGCTGCGGTTCGAGCTCGAGAGCACCGCGGAATCTCCGCTGGTCTGCCTGAAAGGGTTTTACCTGGACGCCACCCTGCAGATGGCCCGGCTGGCGATGCCAGGAGTCAGGCTGGGCGACAACAGCTTTATTTACACGGATCGGAGTCCGGCCGGGGCGGAAGTCGAAATCACGCATTCGTGGAGCGAGTGCGCTGACGTGCTCGTACCGGCCAGACCGGCCGGAGCGGTTTATCCGCCGGACAACGGTACCGCCGATGGGACGATGTTCACGTTCGAGTGGCGGCCGGTGGAGCATGCCGACGACTACCAGTTCCAGCTCTCAGAGTTTGAGGACATGCGCTGGCCGCTGTCGCCGAATTTCAACAAGCTGATCTCCAAGACGGCCAACCGGCGGAGCTCGTCGTTCTCGCTGCCGTACCACGGACTGCTCAACCCTGACCGGTCATATTATTGGCGGGTGAGGGCCAGGAGCGCCCAGGGAGTGTGGGGGCCGTGGTCGAAATCTTTCTCGTTTAAATGCGAATCTCCGGCGGTGCCGGTTGAAGTCAAGGCGATGCCCAATCCATTTGCGCCGAGTTGGGGACTGCAATGGCAACCGGGTGAGGGCGGTAGCGAGCCGGTGCGCTACAAGATTTACGGCAGCAGCGAGCGGGGATTCACCGCCAGCGATACAGCCTACGCTTACGATGGCGGCCTGGCGGGTATCCTGCATGCTCCGGCAAATCTGCTTCATATCACGGAAGGGGCGCAAACCTATTGCAACGCCTGGAATATCCTGAGACCCTATTACCGGGTGGTGGCAATCGATGCCGCGGGCCGGGAAAGCGGGCCCTCGGATGCGGCCGAGATGCCTCACCCGCTGATCACCGGCCCCGCAAAACTTCCCTCCGGCCGCGTCTCTTCGCAGTACCGGGCGCAAGTGGAGGTCTCGGCATCGATCGGCCACCTGGTGAGCCAGGACGAGAACGGCAAGCCCTACCAGCTGCGCTACCGCAGCGGCGATGAACTCTCGTTCGGGCTGGAGGGCGCGCCCGGCAGCCTGGTGATCGATCCTGACAGTGGACTTATTTCGGGGTATCTTCCCCATGACGCCGCCGGGAGCCACCTGCTGAAAGTGAAAGTGACGGACCTGCGAACCGGGCACTCCCTTGAACGGCAATTTACTCTGGAGATAAACTGA
- the tnpA gene encoding IS200/IS605 family transposase, whose protein sequence is MRPKRTSHAIYDTKYHLVWAPKYRKLILRGDLKDRVESIFEEISRNHDFEIDTMEIAEEHVHIFLSFPPRYSISRVVGMLKSISASIIFREHPEVKRELWGGEFWEDGYFVRTVGDKVTADVIRNYIKYHQEQEKTPEQLELF, encoded by the coding sequence ATGAGACCGAAGAGAACAAGTCATGCGATATACGATACCAAGTATCATTTGGTTTGGGCACCTAAGTATCGGAAGTTGATATTGCGCGGTGATCTTAAAGACCGGGTAGAGAGTATATTTGAGGAGATATCGCGTAATCATGATTTTGAAATAGATACGATGGAGATAGCAGAAGAGCATGTACACATATTTTTGTCGTTTCCACCGAGGTATAGTATATCCAGGGTAGTAGGAATGTTGAAGAGTATAAGTGCAAGTATAATATTTCGGGAGCATCCAGAAGTCAAAAGAGAGCTTTGGGGAGGAGAGTTTTGGGAGGATGGATATTTTGTCCGCACGGTAGGAGACAAGGTAACGGCGGATGTGATTCGGAATTATATAAAATATCACCAAGAACAAGAGAAAACTCCGGAGCAGTTAGAATTGTTTTAA